The following proteins are encoded in a genomic region of Acidimicrobiales bacterium:
- a CDS encoding PIN domain-containing protein — MSGAVLDSGALVGFERNDRRVVGIVARALHHDDALLVPAGVVGQVWRDGGRQVRLVRLLGSPVCQVVALDDTAARAAGQRCGASATSDVIDASVAVLARQRGLRVVTSDPDDLRRLDPGLDVRPV; from the coding sequence ATGAGCGGTGCCGTGCTCGACTCCGGCGCCCTGGTCGGGTTCGAACGCAACGATCGACGCGTCGTCGGCATCGTGGCCCGGGCGCTGCATCACGACGACGCCCTCCTCGTCCCGGCGGGTGTCGTCGGTCAGGTGTGGCGCGACGGTGGGCGCCAAGTCCGCCTCGTCCGGCTTCTCGGCTCGCCGGTGTGCCAGGTCGTCGCCCTCGACGACACGGCAGCGAGGGCAGCCGGCCAACGCTGCGGCGCGTCCGCCACCTCCGACGTGATCGATGCCTCGGTTGCGGTCCTCGCCCGCCAGCGGGGCCTGCGCGTAGTCACCTCCGATCCCGACGACCTCCGCCGACTCGATCCCGGCCTCGACGTTCGTCCCGTCTGA